One segment of Shewanella piezotolerans WP3 DNA contains the following:
- a CDS encoding DUF1289 domain-containing protein encodes MQSPCVARCGLNEDDYCMGCYRHIDEIVGWGSASEDQKAQIWTKLEQRKADMIDGENSAILSRAKWLEAEARIADADNSST; translated from the coding sequence ATGCAATCACCCTGCGTAGCTCGTTGTGGGCTAAATGAAGATGATTACTGTATGGGCTGCTACCGCCACATTGACGAAATAGTCGGTTGGGGGAGCGCCAGTGAGGACCAAAAAGCTCAAATTTGGACTAAGCTCGAGCAGCGCAAAGCTGACATGATCGATGGTGAAAATAGCGCCATTTTAAGTAGAGCAAAGTGGTTAGAAGCAGAAGCTAGAATAGCCGACGCTGACAACAGCTCCACATAA
- a CDS encoding YajD family HNH nuclease, whose amino-acid sequence MPAPGQSKLDKVLAEAREYKAKRETGYREQALKLYPWVCGRCTREFNNANLRELTVHHRDHNHDNNPSDGSNWELLCLYCHDNEHSKFEELIQYGATTEAKVDAATYNPFADLKSMLKK is encoded by the coding sequence ATGCCTGCACCAGGACAAAGTAAGTTAGATAAAGTACTGGCCGAAGCTCGAGAGTATAAGGCTAAACGTGAAACGGGTTACCGAGAGCAAGCGCTTAAGCTTTATCCTTGGGTTTGTGGTCGCTGTACTCGCGAGTTTAATAATGCGAACTTGCGAGAATTGACAGTGCATCATCGTGATCATAACCATGATAACAACCCATCGGACGGCTCGAACTGGGAATTGTTATGTTTGTACTGCCATGACAACGAACATTCAAAGTTTGAAGAGTTGATTCAGTATGGTGCAACGACAGAAGCCAAGGTGGATGCGGCAACCTATAATCCATTCGCTGATTTGAAAAGTATGCTTAAGAAATAA